CTGCTTCAGGAGGGAGTGTGCTTGAATGAGTCCTATAATAGATAGGGAAATAAAAGGTATAATTTCTATattcataattttattttttgcttctcTTTAGGATATTTCACTCACATGCGCTGCTGAAAACAACGTTGAAGAAATTGAAGATGTGGTGCATATTGGTAAGCTTTCCTCTGAGAAGGACCGGAACCACTTGGCGCCGTTCGTTCATGATTGAGGTCACGCATAAACCTATCGCGTATTGACCTCCAGCGTGTTGATATGATTTCAGCTAGAAAATAAAGAACAATTATAATAACcgtatataatgctatatatattattttctgttGACATCGGATTGCATAAAAAACTGTTGCCATTTTTTTCGCGGTACCTGAATTGGCTGTATCAGTTGTTGAAACAAAGTTTTCCGAACAGAAAACTTATGCTCACTTCACTATTCTTCCAACTAGAAACATCACTATCAAATCTTCTAAAACCAAATGATTTAACAAAAGGAATGAAATTAATGTACCACAATTTTTTTGAGCCTGACGGCTCAAATCGTTCCATGTGGGAACCACATTGGCATAGACCTCTTGCCATTGTCGACGAGTCGTGTTGTGGTCCGAGTGTTTGGGGTCTGTTTGGTCCCATAGAGCTGGCCTTGCTTCTACTAGCTGTATTAGCAGCTCACAGTTTATGATTGGGAGAAATTCCCTATCTTCCTCGTCCAATTCTTGCTGTCTAGCCTATTTGGTTTAAAACAAATGTTATCATTACCTTAAAAAGCTACCTGCAATTCCAATAGCACTTAAGTCTTTTTGATAAAACTTCTAAGCAAATATGTTGCATGTGCCACCACTGCCCACTGCAtctttggttttaataaaaaaaatataaatttttttttggtttccttGTATTTGATCTTTGGGTGTGAACGGCTATAAAGATGTAGACTGGGCGAGCGGGTCATTGCTTTTAAATTAATAAGAGAGTAGCCCCTGTTCATGGTATGTCCATTATGGGATAAGCAACACTTAGATTTTTGTTTGGGTAAAACAAATGTCTCCAATCCTCACGGTCATTTGttctaataattaaaaaaatttgaggtATGATGGCCACGTTATCTTATAGGTGATATAAGATACTGTatactgggggcagtgtggacagcTCACATCACAGCACATGTGCCTACTCACACGGCCTACACGTCCACGACGACTGCCACGACCACGTTGTCCACGACCACCACGCCTGGAAGTTCTTTTTTGAACTGGTGATGGATTTTCACTTTGCCTGTTTGTGTCCTAATAAATAATATAGTTATCACAAAAGACATTTGATTACTTTAGAAAACCTAAGTATAGATACTCACATCCTCGTCGTTATGACGTCTACTTCGCAGATTTTCAATGGAATGTGTACCCTCCTGTGTCTGAAAAACAAACACAGTTTTGTATTCATTGAAAATTGCCgtctgcctgccctgcagcatCCAAAATGCCTCTTTCAAATCTTGTTGCCAATACATTGGCCTATCTATCCTTTTGCGGTGTTGGCAAATCATGTACCTTTCGAGTTTATATCCATTGTACCAATTATGGATGTGTAGAaaccaaaaaatctaaatataacaTTCCACACTTACTGACTCCATTGGTTCAGgagaaaaacgcaattcctcgccAGCAGAGGATTCAGTGTCGGAGTGTCCctgaaatatataaatatgtattgtGGTTCAAACATATTTATTATTTGGATCATTAatagtatatttttatttaaagaatTTTACCTGCATGTGAAAGGATGGAGTACTTCGACTGCCAACCGAAGGAGAAGGCGAAGACATCTGAAAACGTTACAGAACCATTATAGACAAGAGCTTATAGACATATTTAAACATACACATTGGCACAAGATGCAACAAGGGTTAAAACAGGGATTAGTCAAAACACAAAATTTATCCTCTGTTCCTTAAAATTATATCTACCCCCTATTGCAATTTGACTTTTGCAACATACACAGACCAGACTACATTGTGAATGACCCACACAAAATCAGACGGCAGATTAGATCCTAATGACTGTCATCCGGCCCACGCTAgccttatagcattccccagtagccttatagcattccccagtagccttatagcatccaCAGTTTCAAAATATTTGCCCCCAATAGCCAAATAATGTCCCAGTAGCGTAATAGCATCTCACAAATGACAAATAACATCCCCCATGTGCCAAATAGCATCCACAGTTTCAAGATATTAGCCCCCAGTAGCCAAATAACATGCCCCAGTAGATGATCGAAGTAAATACTATTCAATTGCATCAATTCATACCCTTTTCAAGAGACTTTCTACAACTTGCACATCAGCCTTCAGAAATGGTGAGGAGTAGCGCTCACGTGACTGTCACATGACACTCCCTTGTTTTCCTGTCTTCGTTTGTAAGTTCCTGTTTGTTCTGCGCATGttcagaaacaaaaaaaacgtaCTATAGGTACGTTATGTCCGCGAAAGAAAAATGTAACAATCCGTTTCTCATTTACTACAATGAACGTGAATGGACGCTCCGTCAAGAATCCGCTTTTCTGAACGTAGAAAAAAATCCTGCAAGCAGGATTTTGTTTTCCGTCTGAAAAAACGTATTCCGAACGTATTACCAACTAACGGAGTCAAACGTATGCTTACATACGTCAATTAGTTTCTATGGGAggttgaacggatccgttttttgatttttttttctacttccgGACGGACTACAGGAACGGAGAGcctgaacgcagatgtgaacatagccttatggAGTGCCTTTAATAAGACATATTTAAGCATTATTTCTAAATGCCTTGGTATTCTCTTATATATTTACGTGGGAGGATCTCTTTACCACTAGGCACCACATCATATCCCAGTGTGCTGACCAAtcacttaaaatttttaagacttGTTTCTGTTTAgactgtgcttctccactccacttCTGCCACTAGAACATTCTAgatcagctagaaactgtatataacggtactttcacactagcgtcagaaggatccggcaggcagttccggcaacggaactgcctgccgaatccaaAAAACCATACGCAAACAGAGACCACTTGTTTCCGGATCTGTCTGATAAATGCATtggaataccagatccgtctctccggtgtcattcagaaaaatggatccggcatgcgcagaccgggaaaccagatccgtttttccagaacatACAAGTGTTCCGGAACTTTGGCCGGATAATATACCGCAGcacgctgcggtattttctccggccaaataccataaaagggatgaaacggaagacatcctgatgcatactgaacggattgctttccattcagaatgcattaggataaaactgatcagtttttttccggtattgagcccctatgatggaactcaataccgtaaaactttaacgctagtgtgaaagggatcttaggagagcagtcagagcccctaggacctgtgcttagtaggagagactaaaGGGCTCAGTGCTTATTTGGAGAGACTTTTCCAAACttaatgagtgaccagaagaagatgctgagatggggatactctgccGCAGGCCCTGGGCTatcagagctcagagacaggattataTACTAGAACATTTAGTCCTGAGGTTATAAGGTCAACCTAGACCTGTCCCCCTATCATAGGAAGGGAACCCCAATTGCTGCCACACATGTATTTGTGTGCATGCACAGTTTGTGTTggtatgtatgatgtatgtgttTTTGAGTATGTATGTGTTTAGTATCTGAATACCCTGGCGAGGTCAGACTAGCTAGTCATCGACCCCACTGTATCCAGAATCCGGAGTACACAttctgtcagacccccactgactgTGCCCATGCTTAATGTACTATAATTGGAATGCTTTTAAATGCATTCTGTGTTGTTGAGTTTACGTCTTTATGTCCTTTGAAATGTATGTTAAAACCGTAAAGAAGAAAAATGGAATCTGTTTTACTCCAAATAAAGCAAATGACATACTCAAAATCAACACAACTAGTCACATTCTTACACGTTTACAGTTTTATTTAAATATAGGGATAAGATCAAATCATGGAATGAGACAGTATTGAATTAGACATAACAGAACCtttaaaatttgtaaaaaaaacaaacaaacctgaCAAAGAAATATTATAAACAATAATGACAAAAAGCCAATTCATTTGGTCATGATGAAATCTTTGCACATAGCAACATATGCTACACAAAAACCAAGACTGGCATATACTTTTCAtataactttttttgtttgttgagAAAATAGATCTTTGTTGTCATATATCCAGCCTGTCAAGGTCCTAACTTAAAGCACCTGGGCCCCTGAAACAGAATGTAACTGAAGCCACAGTCCAGAATGCTCCATTTTAAATGGATTGTCGCACAAAAAATATTcgacattttttaaaccagcacttgaatcagaatacttttgcaatcgcatgtaatgtaaaaataaaggattatagccactgagttattcaataaaatgtatccgtaTAGCCCCAcctgttgttttttctttttccttatttttttctgtccacatcgctgaggtggacgcacatgctcagttccatcctttaattGCCTCCAGCcagatctactgttagaagctgtgacagttacagggatagagctgcagcagaaaggacatgcctctaagaacaccccccacccccccaaactGCCAGCTTGAAAGAAGTCTAACAGAGCAAtgtatggggagatctctggatccctgtgagatacagggctggttctagctttcttagaaagaGATTGACATGTGATATATGAGGTCTTATTAATTTTttcacattaatcatgggataacccttttaagtacTAATGTGCTCATATGTTGAGGAGGGCCATTTGGGGCATTTCTGACACCAGGGCCTGTATGTGACTGCTAATTCTTCACTCCTTATTCTTACAGTAGTTAAGCTCAGTAActtcctttgtaaaaaaaaaaatgacaactgaaGCTTTATCCGTTTTTTTCATCCAGCATTATAGGCTCAAGTCTCAGTATGTGCACAGAATTTACAAAAatgttggcattattttttttatttttaaacgctGGATGAACTTAGTGTTATGTGGGACTGACTAATATTTATTCCTCTACTGATAGCATACAAATCAATCTCTTGACACCAAAATCAATTGTTTCAGCCATGCATTTTGGCCACTCAGACGTTTCTGTCACATTATTGTCTGCAGCTACAATTGGCTGACTTTAAGGTaacttgatttatttttttctttaaaaagattctccaagtaaaattttgaaaatctAAATCTCACAGGTTGGGCTCAAAAGTGACTTGAAGTGACTTCTGCCAACATGTTTTTTCCTTCTCTGTTGCCAGAACTGAGCCAATCTTGCTCTGAGCCGCCACGCTGCTTGAGACAGATTTGCGTTAGGAATACATTGCAGACTGGGATTGCGAGGAATCATGTCCGT
This window of the Bufo bufo chromosome 6, aBufBuf1.1, whole genome shotgun sequence genome carries:
- the LOC121005887 gene encoding uncharacterized protein LOC121005887 isoform X2, whose amino-acid sequence is MSSPSPSVGSRSTPSFHMQGHSDTESSAGEELRFSPEPMESTQEGTHSIENLRSRRHNDEDDTNRQSENPSPVQKRTSRRGGRGQRGRGSRRGRVGRLKSYQHAGGQYAIGLCVTSIMNERRQVVPVLLRGKLTNMHHIFNFFNVVFSSA